ATCGCGATCCAGATTGTGGGTAAAGATCAGGTTGCCGTCGGTATCATGCACGCGCGCACCGTTGGAGGTGATCATGTACGATTTGATCTCAAGATTATCGCGGATCTGCCCCACGTCCACGTGGTGGCGGCCGGTGGCGAACACAAAGTTCACGCCACGGGCAGTCAGGAGTTTTAAGGTCTCTTTCGCATAAGGCGACAGGGTGTGGTCGGGGGAAAGCAGCGTGCCATCTAAATCAGATGCAACAACCTGGTACATAGGGATTTCAACCTCTGGTGGAAAACAAGAATCAATTATGCCTGTTGAAAAATTCAACAATGGCGTTGAGCGCGACTGAGCGCATAGCGTCCTTTTCAAAAAGGATCTCATGGAACGCGCCGTTAATGACCAGCGGTTTACCCCCTTCACAAGGGTGACCGGCTGCAGCGCGCAGTTCACAATAGCGGTCATGCATGCGGTTATCCACCACACGCTCTTCTTCCGCCTGGATCAGAAGCGTCGGCGTGTCATCATCGCCTACGCCCGCCAGCACCTGCTCACCGGCCAGAATCCCCTCCCGCACCCAGTGCCAGGTCGGGCCGCCGACGCGCAAGCGCGGTTCATCGGCATAAAAGCGCAGGTTGCGGCGATAACGCTGCCGGCTGTGGGTTAAGACGTTGATGGCGAACGGCAGCGCGCGCCAGCGTCCTGTGCCAATGGCATAACCTTCACGAATGCGCTGATGGCCCTCAGCCCAGTCAAGAAGATGGCGCACCATCCAGTCAGGAAAACGGATCACGATACCGTACATCGGCGCGGTGAGCGCAATGGCGTCGCACTGGTGCGCATAACGCTGCAAAAACAGCGTCGAAATGGCGCCGCCCATGGAGTGCGCAAGGATATACCGCTTGCGCCAGGGGCCGGGCTGAACGTCCTGCTGCCAGAACGCGGCAAAATCGTCGACGTAATCGCTGAAGCGATCGACGTGCCCACGGTGTGTGTCCGGCAGCATACGTCCGGACAGCCCCTGTCCACGATGGTCGAGGATCAGGACATCGAACCCCATATGGACCAGGTCATAGGCCAGCTCGGCATATTTAACGTAGCTTTCAATACGCCCAGGGCAGACCACTATCACCCGGTCATTTTTTTCATTTCGGAAACGAACGAAACGCACCGGGACGCCCCCGATGCCCGTAAACTCATCTTCCTCACGCTGCCGCCAGAAATCGGTCAGCGGCCCCATAGAGAAAGCAGCAAAAGCGTTTTCTCGTGTTTCCCAGTCCTTTTTCTGCTGAAACATTGGGTTTCCACTCACGTAATCCAGGGAATATCGTTTTTTTCGTCACCGGTCACAAAATGACTCAATAATAGCGTATTGTGGCATAAAAATAGACGGTTCGGGAGTTTCAAATGACCTTCGAATGGTGGTTCGCCTACCTGCTGACATCCATTATCCTCAGCCTTTCTCCGGGTTCGGGTGCTATTAACACCATGACCACCTCCATCAACCACGGCTACCGCGGTGCGGCAGCGTCGATTGCCGGTTTGCAGACCGGGCTGGGCATTCATATTGTGCTGGTCGGGATCGGTCTGGGGACCCTGTTCTCCCGCTCCGTGCTGGCCTTTGAGGTGCTGAAATGGGCCGGGGCAGCGTATCTGATTTGGCTCGGCATCCAGCAGTGGCGCGCGGCAGGCTCCATCAACCTGAATACGCTGGCTCAGACGCAAAACCGCGGCCATCTGTTTAAGCGTGCGGTGTTCGTCAACCTGACCAACCCGAAGAGCATCGTTTTCCTCGCCGCGCTGTTCCCGCAGTTTATCGTTCCGCATCAGCCGCAGGTGATGCAATACGTGGTGCTCGGCGCGACCACCATTATCGTCGACATCATCGTGATGATTGGTTACGCGACGCTGGCGCAGCGAATTGCGGCATGGATTAAAGGGCCTAAGCAGATGAAGGCCCTGAATAAAGTCTTTGGTTCGCTGTTTATGCTGGTTGGCGCGCTGCTTGCGTCAGCGCGTCATGCTTAGCGAGAAATGATGAGATGAATGCCGAAGCCGGCGAACAGCGCGCCGGCGAAGCCGTCAATCCACTTCGCGATACGCTGGTAGCCGCGGCGCATTGCCGGTAAGGCGAACAGGCTGGCTACGATGGTAAACCAGGCAAAGGTTTCAACGACGATCAGCAGGAAGATGCCCCAGCGTGCGCCCGCGCCGACGCTATCGCCGACAAACAGCGAGAACACCGAGCCGAAATAGATAATCGCTTTTGGGTTCGCCAGATTGGTCAGCAGCCCTTTTACAAAGCTGCGACCGCCCGTAGCCAGCTCGACCTTCGGCTCTTGCGGTTTTTTCTCTTCTTTCTTCAGCGCCCCGCGCAGCATCTGGTAGCCCATCCAGCACAGGTACAGCCCGCCGCCGACCATAATGATGTTATGCAGCCAGGCCATCTTCGCCAGGATAAGGTTCAGACCGAGCAG
This region of Enterobacter asburiae genomic DNA includes:
- the rhtC gene encoding threonine export protein RhtC, with product MLMLFLTVALVHIVALMSPGPDFFFVSQTAVSRSRKEAMMGVLGITMGVMVWAAVALLGLNLILAKMAWLHNIIMVGGGLYLCWMGYQMLRGALKKEEKKPQEPKVELATGGRSFVKGLLTNLANPKAIIYFGSVFSLFVGDSVGAGARWGIFLLIVVETFAWFTIVASLFALPAMRRGYQRIAKWIDGFAGALFAGFGIHLIISR
- the rhtB gene encoding homoserine/homoserine lactone efflux protein is translated as MTFEWWFAYLLTSIILSLSPGSGAINTMTTSINHGYRGAAASIAGLQTGLGIHIVLVGIGLGTLFSRSVLAFEVLKWAGAAYLIWLGIQQWRAAGSINLNTLAQTQNRGHLFKRAVFVNLTNPKSIVFLAALFPQFIVPHQPQVMQYVVLGATTIIVDIIVMIGYATLAQRIAAWIKGPKQMKALNKVFGSLFMLVGALLASARHA
- the pldB gene encoding lysophospholipase L2; protein product: MFQQKKDWETRENAFAAFSMGPLTDFWRQREEDEFTGIGGVPVRFVRFRNEKNDRVIVVCPGRIESYVKYAELAYDLVHMGFDVLILDHRGQGLSGRMLPDTHRGHVDRFSDYVDDFAAFWQQDVQPGPWRKRYILAHSMGGAISTLFLQRYAHQCDAIALTAPMYGIVIRFPDWMVRHLLDWAEGHQRIREGYAIGTGRWRALPFAINVLTHSRQRYRRNLRFYADEPRLRVGGPTWHWVREGILAGEQVLAGVGDDDTPTLLIQAEEERVVDNRMHDRYCELRAAAGHPCEGGKPLVINGAFHEILFEKDAMRSVALNAIVEFFNRHN